ATATCAATGCCTTCTTTAAACAGCTGATCCGGGTCTAAATCTAATTCCCCCGGCCATGTGACCGTCTTTAAATCAGGATCTACGAAGACTTGGCGGAAAAACTCTGGTTCTTTTAGTTTTTCGAGTACACCTTCCATAAGTGGCTTGATATCCACAAATTTTTTAGATCCATCTGAAAAATCCAAGAGCAACCAACCATCTAATTCAGGGACCGGTACTGCCTTATGAATAAGAATCACAGAAAACACCTCCTATTATAAGGGTGGTATTTTATCAGGCACTTGGTTATTTCTACACGCCTTCCATGCCTTCATCATATCATCCTTATGATTGTCGAGCCAATTTAATACCTCCTTCTCCTTTACTCGAGGTATAGGAATGTCTCCCTTTAAATACTCACCTGTATTTATTTCTATTCTAGTCAATATTCCTGAATAATTAACATGAAAATGAGGGGGATCGTGATCATTATAGTATAAATGTATTGTAATCCCTCCAAAATGAGTTATGGTTGACATACATTCATCCCTGCTTTACTTCATTTTATTTATAAAACTTACTCCACAAATCTCCTTACCTAATCACCTTCTTCTTAATCAGCCCGCTAGTCCCCCTCCTCAAACTAACCGCTTCCCATAAAGCCTCATTTGACACGGTTTCTTCCCCCTTCAGATCAGATATCGTCCTGGCTAGCCGGTACATTTTCATCTGGAGCCGGTTACTCCAATTCTCTTTGACCGCACGATTTTGAAGAAATCGTTTCTGGTCCTCAGTTAAATGAATTTTTGTACGCACTTCTTCAACAGAAAGGTCCGCATTACAACATACTTTTCCGTGCCTTTTATACTGAAGGTCCCTGGCTGCTTGAACACGCCTTTGAATCTCAGAAGAACTAGGAACCTCTTCTTTTCGTTCCTTCTGAAGATTCACCGGGGCTAAATGAAGAATAATATCGATCCGATCCTGCACAGGGCCAGATACTTTGTTTTGGTAAGCCTGAATGGTTCTTGGGGAACAGGTACAATAATGGGTGGTGGCTCCAAGGTAGCCGCATGGGCAAGGGTTCATGGCAGATAAAAGCAGAAATTTTGCTGGGTAAGTCACAGTCGCTTGAGCTCGGCTGATCGTTACTCGCCCAGACTCGAGGGGCTGACGTAACATATCGAGTGTTTTCTTTGGAAATTCGGCTAATTCATCTAAAAAGAGGACGCCGTGATTGGCGAGCGAAATTTCACCAGGGGCGGGATTTGCACCTCCTCCTATAATGGAAACAGCAGAGGCTGAATGGTGAGGAGCACGGAAGGGTGGTTTTCCAAGGGAGGACATAGAGGTGTTGGCGAGCTCATATAAACTAACATTTTCAAGCTGTGACTCTAGTTCTAATTTCGGCATAATAGACGGGAAACTCTCAGCCAACAAGCTCTTCCCGCACCCAGGCGGACCGACCATCATCACATTATGGCCGCCCGCAGCCGCAATCTCAAGGGCACGCTTTGCCTTCTCCCGACCTATGACTTCTTTGAAATCAACCCCGTCAAAAGAAGGAGGGGCCACCACTATCCTCTCCTTAGGCTTCATAGAAGGCATTGCGCCGCTACCGGATAAATGACCCACAAGTTCCCTCAAATACTCGACGTACACAATCTCCAATCCTTCAATTTCTTGAATCGGTATACTGCAGTCATAGGGAACAAACAGGCGCTTGATCCCCAGTTTCTTGGCGGACATGATGGCAGGAAGAATGCCTCTGATCGACTGAACTTTGCCTGTTAACGACAAAGATCCGATAAACGCTGTATCGTCTGCAATCTCGCTCCTAAGCGTACCGAAACATTTAAGAATTCCTATCGCCATCGCCACGTCAAACATCGGACCGTGCTTTTTCTCCTCAGCCGGTGACAAATTCACAATTACCCTCCGGTCGAAAAAGTTTACCCCATATCCTTTTAAAGCAGCTAGCACTCGTTCTTTAGACTCTTTCACCGCAGCGCCGGGTAGTCCAACTACGACCACCGACTCCACGCCGTTTAGTTTCTCAACTTCTACTGTGACGGGATAGCCTTCAATTCCTTTTAGGCCAATGCTTTGAATCGCTACTGCCACCTTTTCACCTCCGTATGTACATCCTGCTTCTCTATTGATCAAACGTTTGATCAATAGTGTCAAACTTTGCAAATATACCGTAATCTCGTTCTTCCTTATGATTGTATTATGGATAGTTTACTCCTTTCCATTTGCCAAGGCGAATAGGAGTTATTTAGATTTAACTTGGTATAATCTGGACACATTTGAATTTCTCTCTAGTGAAAGTTGAAAATGAACGAGAGATCCTTAAGTCAAAATGAGAATTTAAGTAATTCCGTATTTGCACAACCTCTTCCCTTCCGAACAAAAAAAGAAGCACAGGGACCGCCCTCATGCTTCAAAGTTTATGATATACTCTTCGTGGGACGAGGGACCTGTCCCCGTTTCCCAAAAAATTGGAGCAAATTCATGAAAAAAATCTATTTCTTTTTATTTCAAACCTGTATCTTCAGCTTTTTAATCATTTCAAATGTCTTTTTAAACGATTACATTAGCTCACCGTTCACTAAAAGTGATCTCATTTCGATCCTTGTTGTTGCACTTATTGTTATTCCATTTATAAGTCAAATAGAGCACATATATAAACCATTTAGAACTATCAAAACAAAAAGCAAAGTCATCTTGTCCATCATTGCGTTTGTGACTGCATTCATTTTGGGAGCAGGACTAGAGAATATCTGGTTTATAATGACCGGGGAATTACTATTCGGTTGATAATGGGAAACGTGGACAGGTTCATAGTCCCACGGGGCAAGGGACCTGTCCCCGTTTCCCGCTAAAACAAAAAAAGAGGCTGGGCCAAAACTAGTCTCAGATAATTAAAAAGGTTCCAATCATCGTTTTTTTGATGATTGGAACCTTTTTTCTTAGGTTTACTTCTATAATCTATGGGTTTATTTCCGTTCATGGCATTGTACTTTCTTAAGTTCACTGCCATGAACGCAAATCCTAATTCATTATGAACATTCTCGTTGCCTCTAACGGACATTCGAGTGAAATGCAAATTAGCCTTCAAGAATCCAAAAACTGGTTCCACGTCTATTTTACGTTTCCCGTAGATTTCACCCGTTTTCTCGTCCGAAAGCTTCTCTTTAACCATATCCTTTTGTTGTTCCCATTTTTCATTATAATAAATTTTCCGGTTGTTTCCTTCTTTCGCCTTGGTACACTGAGCGCGGAGAGGGCAACCAGAACAGTCTTCACATTCGTATACTTTGAAATCCCTTGTAAAGCCACCTCGATCCGTTCGGTGGGATTGATATTGGAACGTCAATCGTTTTCCATTTGGGCATGTGAACGAATCGTCTTCCTCATTATATTCCCAATTAGCTGAGTGGAAAGAATTCTTCTTAAAGCTCTTTTTCTTCTCTTTGCGATAGGTATTGTAAGTAATGAGAGGCGTACGCTCGCGATTTTCTAGGATATCCTCATAATTTTCTTCATTTCCATAACTGGCGTCAGCCACGACGTATTCCGGAAGGTCAAAGTATTCGTTCTCGATGTAATCAAGAAAGGGTTTGAAGGTGCGTGTATCTGTTGGATTTGGGAAACTATCGTAAGCGAGCGTAAATTGCCCTTCTGTCGCAATCTGCACATTGTAACCTGGCTTCAGTTGTCCGTTCTTCATATAATCGTCTTTCATTCGCATAAACGTGGCATCATGGTCTGTCTTTGAGTAACTGTTGCGTTCTCCAAACACTTCCATGTCGTTTTGATATTTTTGTTTGCGTGCGGCAAAGTCCTTGAACTTTTTAAGAGATTGTTTTGGTTGTTTACGCTCTGAGCGAAGGTGTTTCCTTTCGCTTACATCCTCACTTGCCTCAATCTTATCATTCAACTCATCGACTTTTTCTTCCAACTTTTCAGCTATGAAAGAAAGCTCTTCGGTGGAAAGTTCGTCCGAGCTTTCTTGTTCGATCTCAGGTATAATTTCGTCTTTTAATAATTCATTGTATAGTTGGTTTGATTTTTCAATGAGTGCGGCACTGTATTTTTCAACGGCTTTACGCCAAACAAACGTAAACTTATTCGCGTTAGCTTCAATCTTGGTCCCATTAAAATCGCCTCATCATCAATCAATTCTTCTTGAACTAACTGACAACGAAACTGGACAAAACACTGACGAAGGAGCTCTTTAACTTCTGGATGGACCCGGAATCGATTAATGGTTCGATAGCTCGGTTCATACCCTTGAGCCAACCACATCATACGCACACTGTCCTGGAGAAGAGCTTCGATTTTTCTTCCAGAAAAAACAGACTGAGAGTAGGCACACAAAATCACTTTCATCATCATGCGTGGGTGATAGGCTGGACAACCTGTATGGCGTAAAAAACTAGCGAACGCTTCATCCGGGATTTGTTCTACCATATCGTGAACGGTGAAGGCAATATCATTTTCTTGAAGTTTCATTTCTAAATCTAAAGGCAAAACCACTTGATCCATGTTATACTGTTTAAACATAAGGGCACCTCCGGTTGGTTATTGTGTGGTTACTTTAATTCTATCAGAGGATGTCCTTATTGTTTATTAAAAACCAAGCATAAACATAAATAGAGTGGCCCCCACGAACAAAGTCTTGTTCGTGGGGGCCACTTTTAGTTTAATTTACTGGGTTTTGTCCCAGCCTCTTTTTAAAATGATTTATTTTTTCACAACGTTAGCTGCTTGTGGTCCGCGGCTTCCTTCTTCTGTATCGAAAGAAACAGCTTGGCCTTCTTCTAGCGTTTTGAAGCCTTCTTCTTGAATTGCAGAGAAGTGAACGAATACATCGTCTCCACCTTCTACTTCAATAAATCCGAAACCTTTGTCTGCGTTAAACCATTTTACTGTACCGTTA
The nucleotide sequence above comes from Pontibacillus chungwhensis. Encoded proteins:
- a CDS encoding DUF2442 domain-containing protein, producing the protein MILIHKAVPVPELDGWLLLDFSDGSKKFVDIKPLMEGVLEKLKEPEFFRQVFVDPDLKTVTWPGELDLDPDQLFKEGIDMKEVKKLFELAQDRNLLERA
- a CDS encoding DUF4160 domain-containing protein, producing MSTITHFGGITIHLYYNDHDPPHFHVNYSGILTRIEINTGEYLKGDIPIPRVKEKEVLNWLDNHKDDMMKAWKACRNNQVPDKIPPL
- a CDS encoding YifB family Mg chelatase-like AAA ATPase, yielding MAVAIQSIGLKGIEGYPVTVEVEKLNGVESVVVVGLPGAAVKESKERVLAALKGYGVNFFDRRVIVNLSPAEEKKHGPMFDVAMAIGILKCFGTLRSEIADDTAFIGSLSLTGKVQSIRGILPAIMSAKKLGIKRLFVPYDCSIPIQEIEGLEIVYVEYLRELVGHLSGSGAMPSMKPKERIVVAPPSFDGVDFKEVIGREKAKRALEIAAAGGHNVMMVGPPGCGKSLLAESFPSIMPKLELESQLENVSLYELANTSMSSLGKPPFRAPHHSASAVSIIGGGANPAPGEISLANHGVLFLDELAEFPKKTLDMLRQPLESGRVTISRAQATVTYPAKFLLLSAMNPCPCGYLGATTHYCTCSPRTIQAYQNKVSGPVQDRIDIILHLAPVNLQKERKEEVPSSSEIQRRVQAARDLQYKRHGKVCCNADLSVEEVRTKIHLTEDQKRFLQNRAVKENWSNRLQMKMYRLARTISDLKGEETVSNEALWEAVSLRRGTSGLIKKKVIR
- a CDS encoding cold-shock protein, producing MNNGTVKWFNADKGFGFIEVEGGDDVFVHFSAIQEEGFKTLEEGQAVSFDTEEGSRGPQAANVVKK